The region CATATCTATTTCAAAATAGTAATTAGCACTGATACCTCCCAATTCATAGAGGTTATCCCTACCCAAGAAATACGCCTTTTGTATCGGGGTTAAATCAAATCCCTTATCCTGAACCTCCTCCTTCTCCAAGAGATATGATATAATTGCTGTTTTATTCTGCCGCATCCATTTTAATGCCTCTTCCGTAACCTTGCCCTGTTCGCCTTTAAACTTTAGCTTTTCATCCTCTAACCATACATTGATTCCATCACTGGCTAATTTATTTAAATTTATTCTCAACTCATTATCTGCCAGCCATATGAACTCTTTTGTTTTATCCATAGAGTCAACGCTCCTTCCAGAGTTTTATATCTCGCCTTCAACCATACCTTCATTCTCCGTAAGCCTGGCCTGAAGCAGATCCGCAACAGACTTGAGAGATGGCGTGCTAAAGATATCCTTTAATGGTATATCCACAGAGTATTTCTTCTTGATTTCCGCCAGGAACCGAGTTGCTGATAGACTATCTCCGCCCGATTCAAAAAAGCTCTGGCTCCTATCAAATATTTTGCAACTCAGAATGTTTGTCCAAAGCTCTGCAATATCAGCTTCAATTCCCTGAAGTATGATACTCTCCTTTTCCGCTGTTTGCTTTACAGCCAATAACGCTAATGACTGCTGTCTATCCACTTTTCCATTTTTGCTCAACACTACTTGCTTTACAATCATGCGTTTAGTCGGAATCATGTAGGCCGTCAGATTTTCATTCATGTATTCTAATATACGAGATCTCATTTCTATTACTTCTGGTGTTACGTTTTTAGCGTGGATTAACAGAGCTCCCAATCTTCCTCTTCTGTTTATTGCAACCTCACCAAAAGGAGCCTGTCCATAAATATTTTTCCAATCATCCAATAATAGTAAAGGCGTATGCTCTCGTCTTCCCCGCTTTCTATTAACAAATCCATTCTCCAGCAAGCCAGAAATAAGAATACCCATAGGGTCTAACTCCTCATACTCGATTGCATAAAAATCCCCTTTCCTCTTCAGCAGAAGCGCTGCCCACTTCACTTCCTTTAAAGGTTCCTCATAGGTATGCAATAGATTTACCGCCAAAACAATATCATATTTATTCAGTTCTGATTCTTCCACACCCTCATTGTATGTACTGCAATAGCGGATATTTGCATTCATTCCTCCCAGTTTTTCCTGTGCCAACTTCAATATTCCCGCTGAAGTATCAAATAACGTTATCTCCTCTGCCTGGCAGAATCCGTCCCAGTATTGCTTTATAATTTCTCCTGTTCTTGCACCCAAAACTGCGATTTTCCTGTTACTTATATCGCCTGCCAGTATCTTGTCTAAAAAGTACTTCGTATCCTCCCCCTTTAAAGACCAGAACTCTGGTGAAACCTCCTCCCTCCGAAGCAGCTCCTCCACACGTTGCTCACCCGTGAGTATCTCCGCAAAAAGATTCCTTGCATTCATAACCTTTTGCAATGGTTCCATTTCCTCTCTGGCGGAAAATATATCTGCTGAATATTCCATATGGGATTCAAGCCAGCCCTCCCAAAATTCCATAATCGGCCTATACTCTGCTGATACCCTTGATTGCATATGACAGAATTCAAGAATCAACTGCCTGACAATTCTTTCACGTTCCTTCATATGGAAATCCGAATACTTGTTGTTATCCTCACAACAAGTAATATGTACATTGACAGCAGCATTTATCTTCGGAACAATCACAGCTCCTAATTCCTTTTTTCCTTTCTCATCAACCACACCTACCACTACATTAGAAACGTCCGGAGAACGCTTAATAACATTTTCTACTTCTCCCAATTCGATTCGATAGCCATTAATCTTAACCTGATTGTCGATTCTACCCAGAAATTCTACAATCCCTGCAGAATTATACCGGACCAAATCGCCGGTTTTATACCACCTTACCCCATCTATTGCAACAAACTTCGCATCTGTTAATTCAGGGTCATTTAAGTAGCCTTCTGCTACACCGTCTCCGCCAATCCACAGTTCCCCATTCACATAATCCGGACAATCATATCCATTACCATCAACAACTCTCAGATACTGATTGCTCAGTGGTTCACCATATGGTATTGACTTCCAGCCGCTGTCAATATCGTTTACAACAAAATAATTAGACCATATGGCCGCTTCCGTTGCTCCTCCCAGAGAAACAAACTTACAGCATTCACTGATTGCTTTCAGCCTGTCATATAAATCCATCTTAATCCAATCCCCGGATAATAAAACCAGTTGAAGCGGCAGCATTTGTTTATCAGTTTCACAGGTGGTTAATAACATATCAAACAATGCCGGAACCGAGTTCCAAACATTTACGCCCGCATCAATAATTGCTTTTCTCCAAAATACAGGCTCCCTTTTTGTTTCCTCACTCAATACCACCAAGGTTCCCCCAGCTGATAACAATCCAAAAATATCATAAACAGATAAATCAAAATCCAAGTCTGAAATAGCGATCCCAGTATGATTCCTACCTATATTAAATCGTTGATTTATATCGGCTATTGTATTATGGGCCTCACTATGGGAGATAACCACACCTTTAGGTATACCAGTTGTACCCGATGTAAAAATAATATAAGCCGGTTGGTTCGTTTCGGGAAAGCCAGGTTCTTTTGCCGGTAACGCTTTCTGAAGAACCGCTTCAAGGCAGATCACAGATACTCCTAAATCTTCTTCTGACCTCATTTCATTGCTTGTTACGATATACCTTATTCTTCCAGTATCTATAATTTTCTTTTTTCTTTCTACAGGCTGGTGAACGCCAATAGGCACATATGTTGCTCCTGCAGCCAAAATACCATAAACGGCAATAACCTGATTAGTGCCTTTGGGTATACTTACACCGACCAGCGTTCCGCTTTTTACACCATTTTCCTTTAAATATCCAGCTAACTTTAAAATCATATCCTGTAAGCAGAAATAACTAATTTCTTCTTTATTTCCATTCTTGTAATATATAAGCGCTGCTTTCCCAGGCGCATTTGCCGCATTTTCAAAAAATCCATGATGTAGGCATTCATCTGAAAATGTTTTTTTCGTCCTATTCCTGTTCTTCCTGACAGCCATCTGATTTCTCGGAATTTGGTGGACAATTGGAGCATTATCAGCTAAATCTGCCCACTCCAAAATAATTTCCTCAGTAAAAGCGCTCAAGCCTTCCATCATATCACATTCCAACTGCTCACACTCAATGCACAGAACAGCCTTATCATTGTTGCACATTACACTGCACACGTAATCATTGATAACTATGGTATCTTTATCCTTAGACCTGTCGATTACCTCACTAATCAAATCATTCAGCGTCACATATTCTATTGCTGTTTCATTTGCAAACCAACGATAATATATTTCCACTGCGATTCCCTTTAGCAGTACATTAACCGATAGCTTCCGTTCCTCTGCAATTGTTCTTAACGTGCCCATTCCTTTTATAATCGAAATGTTTTCCTTCATAGGCTTAATCCTCCCGTTTATTAATTGCTTCCTGTATCACAATGTCCCTATACCTATTGCCTAAATCTGTAACAAAGAAATGGGAACCCTCGAACAAATTCAACTGAAAGATATTGGTTGTCATATGTTTCCACAAATTCATTATCTCTGCATTTGCCTCGTAATCCTGGCTTCCGGCATGCGCCACTATCGGTATATCCAACACTTCTCCATGATAAACCAGACTTTCATTTAATATATAATCCTGACGCAGACCCGGAAGAATAAAATTCAGCAACTCTTTATTTTCTAGCACTTCCTTTGGTGTGGCATTATACCGAACTAACTCCTCAATTAAAGCATCATCATTCATATAGGTCTTAAATTCATAGGGATTTTCCTGATCCGGAGCCTGACGCCCGGCAACAATTATTTTTTCACATTTTCTGTCTAATTGATTCCACAAATAATGTGCCGTATAAAACGCCATTGCTGCCCCCATACTGTGCCCATACAGGACAATCTTTCTGCCGCAGCTAACATCAGCAATTTGCAATGACAGTTCCGGCAGAATCTCATTGAAATCAACAGCCATTCTTTCAGTCCGCCTGGTTCCCTTTCCAGGCAGCTCGACACACATAATGAGCACTGAATCATTAGATTTCAAAGTCCACGGCCGATATGTTGTTGCTGTTCCTCCTGCATGATGAAAGCAAAACAAGATAGTCCCCTTATTACTGTCAGCTACATTTTCGGACACAAATGGAAAATACCGATTTTTCATGGTCATACGTTTCCTCCCAAAATAACTTTTTAACAAATTTATAAAATAATTGCCGCAGACTTTTGATAAATCGACATTGTCATCTATTATAAAAAGTACTGCGGCCTGAATCATTATATTAACTTCCAGCTTACTCTTACATATTTCTATATCCGAAATAAGTTCTCTTTAGTCCTTATGACAAATAACATTTCTCTCAGCCCACTTCAAAGTACTCTTTCGCTTTTATATAGCCATTGCTGAATCACCCTTTTCGCGGGAGAAAAATTCCTGTAAAAGTCTTACAGCCTCGTTATCCATAGGCCGATGCCATAATATACGGCCATGCTCAATAAACATAAGATGTGTACAGCATTTGTATATCAGTTCAGGATCATGCGTTATCAGAAACAACGTTTTTTTCATTTCTTTTAGCTGTATTAATTTTTCTGAAACCTCAAGCATATGTCTATAATCCAATCCGCTGGTGGGTTCATCAAATATGATTATTTCTTTTCCAGATGCAACAGCACTGCCAATAGCGACTCGCTGCTTCTCTCCACCGGATAATGACATTGGGTGCAGTTTCAGTTTATCCGACAAATCAAGCCCAGCCAAAATTTTTTGTGCCCGAACCTTGTCCTCTTCCTCATTTTCTCCATCCATACTCAGCAAAAGTTCATCAAGTACATCTTCTGTAAAAAGCTGGTGATTTACATCCTGCATTACCATATAGGAAATATGCCGGCGCTTCTTCGCATTAAGGGCATTGCCATTTAATTTCAAAGTGCCCTTTGAAGATTTATCTAGTCCGCATAGACATCTGGCAAAAGAGGATTTACCAGCTCCATTGTCACCAATGATTCCAATGATTTCTCCCTGCGGCAATGTTAAATTCGGTATGTTTACAATCGGATATCCCCGTTTTTCATATGAAAACCAAAAATTATCAATCTGCAGGCTTTTTTCATTTGCTTCAGGTTTTTTTTCAGGCATCAAGTCAAATGGATTTAATGCACGTAATCCCATTTTCTTTAACTCTTTTGGGTCTAGTTCCAAAAATTCCTCTCTTGTATATTCATTACATATCTCTCCGCGCTTCATATATATGATTCGATCCGCATATGGAGCCAGGTAATAAAGGCGGTGTTCGGCAACGATTACCGTCTTATTTTCAGATTGCCATTGGCGAATTACTTCTGTTAAATCTTTTATCGAAGAAATATCCAAATTAGAGGACGGTTCATCCAAAACAAAAGTATTAGGGCAGATAGCATCTGCCGATGCACAGGCTATCTTCTGCTTTTCTCCGCCAGATAAAGCAAACAGGCTCCGTCCAAGCAGATTCTCTAATTTAAGGCACTTTGTTGTATTCTCAAGCCTTGCCAGCATTTCCTGCACCGGCAAACCCATATTTTCGCATCCAAACACAATCTCGCTTGTCGTATCTACATTGTAGAACTGTGTTCTCGGATTTTGAAATACAGAGCCAACCATGGGAGCAATCTGATATAACTGATAATCCTTTACCTCTTTCCCATCCAAATAAATCTGTCCCGTTAACTGTCCATTATAATAATGTGGAATCAATCCGTTAATCAGGCGCGTCAAAGTTGTTTTACCGCAACCAGATTCACCACATAGTAAAACAGTCTCTCCATCTTCGATTTTCAAATTGATATTACGCAGGCTATTCTCTGATTCTCCGCTTTCATAGGTAAAGGACACATCTTTAATTTCTATCATTTCACTTCCCCTTCTACCATTTAATAATAAATAAGGTGACAAACAGCATAACGCCTGAAATTACTACCGCAATGGCATCGTAACAGGTAAATCCAACTCTCGTTATGCTTGACCGCTTTGCTGGATTATCCAGCCCACGGGTCAATGCTGCCGCAGACAGTTCATCACCAATCTTTACAACCGAAATCATAAGCGGTATGAAACGATATTCAAGCAGTGCCATTGGATTCTGCCAAAATTTTTTCGTACCAAACTGGATTTCCCTCATTCTCATAGCGTCTTTAATAGCTGCTGACTCTTCCTGCATGGTAGGTAAAAAGCGAAATAATACAGAAAGAGGAATGGTAATATTCCTACCGATATGCATTCTGCTCAGTGATGTAATACACTCACTGGCAGTAGTAGACTTAATTATGTAATTCCCCATTGCAAAAGCAGGAAAAAGCCTTAAAACCAATCCCACCAATAAAACTACAATCATATTGACAACCATATGAAAACGAATTGAGTTTTGGATCTCCTTAACCACCAAAGCAGCTACAAACAGAACTATAAAAATGGCCGCTGCCTTATACTGCCTGTTTGTAAGTAATAGAATAAAAGGTATCAAAGCCACTGCAAGCATAAAAGCGGTATGGCCGTATAAAAACTCGGCGGTAGCTACAACGGCCATCAGCAGTAATTTTGTCCGTGGGTCTAAATGGAATCCTTTCGTCTCTGTAACAGCAAGCATGTGCATCAAACAATACCCGCCCTCTCAAAGTGCTTCTTAAGCATTTTATGACCGAGCAAAGCACCGCAAATCCCGCCGACAAACAAAATCACAAATCCTGCATACATCATCCATGATGGCATCATAGCTTGTAATGTTTCTGCGTACTGGTCCCCCATGGAGCTGTGAATATTTTCCCAGTAGGACTGACCGGCAATCCAAAGATTCGCAGGGCATCCCATCATGCCAAGGCAAAAACACGCATAGCTTAGGAGGGTAACTTTAAAGCTTTTATACTGACCGGCCTTTAACACAATATCAGCAAGAATTCCGCCCAGTGTCCACCCCACCAGCCCAATCCATGTATAGCCTATAAGAAAGAAAAACAGACCGCAGATGACACCTGTAATTGTCAGCATCCCGAATTTCTGGATTTTTGTGTAGTACAGCATCATAGGAATGCCACATACAAACGGCCAGATAAACAGAAGGAATGGATATATTACAGGCAGTGAAGTCAGTAATCCGAAAACAAAAAATATTACAAGAGTCATGGCAGTATAAATTCCTACATTGATAAGATCTTTTCCATTTAGTTTATTAGATTTTTGCATTTTAATCGTCCTTTCGTTATGACTAATTTCATGTTTTATGGTTAGATACAGCTAACTGTCAGGGAAGTTTTTTGGGGATTAAATCCCCAAAACAGTTTGCCAGCCCGAGCTGAAAAATACCGATAGTGTATGAGCATACTTCAATGCAGCTGGCTTTGGATAATTGTGCATAACAATTTCCGCAATTGAAGCATAGTAAGAATGGACCAACATATGCCACTCGTCCTCATCTAAATCATTGACAGGTACACCGCGTGCTTTTAATTCTGCAATGAGTTTTATTGTCTCCTGCACATCTGCGCGTACCAAGTCGTCTAAAAAGCCTGCATACTTTGTTCCTGACGAGCACATCAGAAGCAGCCTGAATACATCAAAATTCTCATAAATATATTCAATTATCTGGATGATCGTGCTTTCTGACAGCTTCCACAAATTCTTAAGCTCATCTGTTTTTACTAAATCAAAATGCTTATCTATTGATTCTGAATATATCTTTTGGATTGTCTGAACAACTGATTCCACTAAAGAACCAAATAAAGCTTCCTTATCAGCAAAATGATTGTAAAAGGCACCATTGGTTACATTTGCGTCTTTACAGATTTCCCTAATACTGGCTCTTTCAAAGCCAAATTCTAAGAAGTGTTTCTTTGCACAGGCCAAAAGATTTTCATGAGTTTGCTGGAAATCCCTTGACATTTCCTCCCCTCCATTCTATACTATGATTACACTGTAATATTACACCGTAATATAGATTTTACCACCCTTTTCCTAAAAAATCAATACCCAATTACAAATTCTGATTGGCAGAAAGGAAGATGTTTATATGAAATCAAAAGAACCGGGGGCAATCCGGCAGCTTTTTATGTTTGTTGGCAGTAGCAAGGGGAAAATGAAATTTTCCATTCTTATGGCCGTTTTAGGGGAACTATTTGGTATGGTTCCATTCCTTATGCTGGCTATGTTGGCAGACTCACTCTATTCCGGAACAGCTACTACTAAAGATACGGTGATACTGGCGGGAATCGCGGCACTTTGCCAGTGCATTAAGACATTCCTTACATGGAGGTCGTCCCTTCTGTCCCACCGTATTTCCTTTACTATTTTACAAAATATACGTGAAAAAATTGCCGATAAAATGGCGAAGGTTCCCATGGGCGTCATGTTGGAAACCCCTTCCGGCAGTTTTAAAAACCTAATTGTAGATAATGTGGCAAAGCTAGAGGATTCTATGGCCCATTTTATGCCTGAACTTCCGTCACACATCACAGCACCTCTATGCAGTATTCTATTAATCTTTATTTTGGATTGGCGCTTGGGGTTGGCCTCTTTAATTACTGTCCCGTTGGGAGGTTTGTTTTTCGCTGCCATGATGCGCGGATATGCCTCCCGTATGGAAAACTATATGTGTTCTGCGAATGAAATGAACAGTTCTCTTGTGGAATATGTAAATGGTATTCAGGTCATTAAAGCTTTTAACCGGTCCAGCTCGTCCTATGGGCAATATTCAAAAGCTGTCAATCACTTCCACGACTGCACCATAGAATGGTGGAGTGAGTGCTGGCTATGGAATGCGGCCGCTCGTGCAGTCCTTCCCTCCACCTTACTTGGCACGCTTCCTATAGGCGCTTTGCTTTTTATGAATGGTTCGATTACTTTACCGGTTCTGATGATATGTCTTATTGTCCCCCTTGGCTTTACAGGGCCGCTGATGAAAGTATCGGAAGCCATGGAGCAGGTAAGTATGATCAAAGGAAACCTTGAACAAGTTACTGCCTTCTTAAAAACTCCTGAACTGCAGCGGCCTGCGGACCCGGTTACTCTCACAGAACCGACATTTGAATTTAGCCACGTTTGCTTTGGTTATAACAAAAGTGAAGTGCTGCACGATATCTCATTTAAGACGTCACCGAAATCAATGACAGCGATTGTCGGTCCCTCCGGATCTGGTAAATCTACCATAGCCAAATTAATGGCGGGATTTTGGGATGCCACCTCCGGGACTGTGCTTTTTGGTTCACAGGATATTCGCAACATCCCCTTTGAGCAGCTGATGGGAGAAATCAGTTATGTTGCACAGGATAACTTTCTTTTTGATAAAACCATCCGTGATAATATCCGCATGGGTAATCCAGCCGCAACGGACGAACAAATAGAAACCGTTGCAAAAGCTGCAAACTGCCATGATTTTATCATGCAATTAGAAAAAGGCTACGACACTATGGCCGGAGATGCCGGAGACCGCCTATCCGGCGGAGAACGCCAACGTATCACCATAGCGCGTGCCATGCTCAAAAAAGCTTCCGTGGTTATTCTTGATGAAGCAACTGCCTATGCAGACCCGGAAAATGAAGCACTGATACAAGAAGCACTCAGTAAGTTAATTTCTGGGAAAACCCTAATTGTTGTTGCACATCGCCTGAATACAATCCGCAATGCCGATCAAATCCTTGTTGTAGCTGATGGAACAATAGCTGGATGCGGAACGCAAGATGAACTGTTAGAGAACTGCCCTCTTTATAAGAAAATGTGGGAGAATTATTCAGATGCGGTAACTTCCAAAACGAAAGGAGAATCTTAGATGTTTGAAATGATTTCTCGTATTTATAAAATCGCCGGCTCCAGCCGAAAAAAAATAACACTTGGAATACTGTGTAATATTTTAAAATCTTTTTTTCAAAGTTTTATGATGCTCAGTGTATTTTTAATCATGTTGAACCTTGATGCACTAACTTCCTCAATAATTTTAAAAGCTGTAACTATCATTCTTATTAGTATTCTTGGACGTTTCTTTTTCCAATGGATGAGTGACCGTACCATGAGCGGAACCGGTTATGATATTTTCCGTGATTACCGTTTAGAAATCGGTGAGCGATTAAAACAAGCACCTATGGGTTATTTTTCAGAGCAGAATCTTGGAACCATCCAAACAATTTTAACCACTACCATAGCGGATCTGGAAGGTTACTCAATGATGGCTATCGAACAGATGACCAGTGGTGTTGCTATGGCGTTCCTTATGTCTTTCATGATGTTCTTTTTCAACCCAATAATAGGGACACTAAGTATGATAGGCTTAGTAATTGGCCTGTCAGTATTACGCCTGGTCAGACAGCGGGCCGCGGAACATTCGCCAATTTATCAGGCTGCCCAGGAAAATCTGGTTAACAAATGTTTAGAGTACATACGTGGAATTGCTGTTCTCCGTTCATTTTCGAACGGCAAAAGCGGTCAGCAAGAGGTACACACCGCATTTCAAAGGAAATGGGATGCTGATTATACGCAAGAAAAGGCAACCGCAGGTGTTCTCCGGCTATATGGCCTTGTTTATAAATTGATGAGTTGTGTCTTAATCGCTGCTGCTGGTATCTTATACATGGACGGAAAAATTTCCCTGCCATTCTGTATGACATTTTTGTTTTGTGCATTTACTGTCTATTCTGATTTGGAAACTATGGGAAACAGTGCATTCTTGAGCAAGAAAATAAATACCGAATTAGACCGTTTAGAGGAAGTGACAAATATTCCCCAAATGGACACCACCACGGATAAACTCCATCCTTCCATATATGAGATTTCATTAAAAGATGTATCGTTTGGCTATGGTTCCCGCAGAATTATTGACCACATATCCTTAAACATACCAGAACATACTACATGTGCGATTGTAGGTCCGTCAGGAAGCGGTAAGACGACATTATGCAACTTAATCGCTCGTTTCTGGGACGTTCAGGAAGGCTCTGTTTGTATTGGCGGCCAAAATGTGAAAGACTATACCGCTGACAGTGTGCTTGACTGTATCAGTATGGTTTTCCAAAAGGTTTATCTATTCCATGACACAATTGAAAATAATATTAAGTTTGGGAATCCTGATGCGTCACTTCAAGAAGTAATGGAGGCAGCAAAAAGAGCCTGCTGTCATGACTTCATTATGGCCTTGCCAAATGGATATCAGACTGTAATTGGCGAAAGTGGATCTACATTATCGGGCGGCGAGAAACAAAGAATCTCCATTGCACGGGCAATTTTAAAAGACGCACCCATTGTCATTTTAGATGAAGCGACCTCCAGTGTTGACCCTGAAAATGAACAGGCACTTTTATCTGCGATTGAGGAGCTGACTAAAAATAAGACTTTAATTTCTATAGCCCACCGATTGAGTACCGTACAAAAAGCTGATCAGATTATTGTGATTGATAATGGGCAAGTCAGACAAAAGGGCACCCATGACCAACTCAGTAAAAAGGACGGAATTTACCGGAATTTCCTTAAATTACGAGTGGAAGCCACCGGATGGCAATTATAAATATTACCATTTCACCCCTCTGTATCAATGAAAACCAGTGCTTCGGGGGAACCCAGCTGCGGACCGCTTTTGGCTGCTCCGGGTTCAGGCCCACCAGCAGCCAGCGGAGCTGCTGGTGGGAGATCTGTCTGGCTTCTTCGCCCGTCCGCGGCCATTGGAGGCGGCCGTTTTCGTAGCGCTTATAGAACAGGCAGAAGCCGTCCCCTTCATAATGGACTGCCTCGATCCGGTCCGCCCGTTTCCCGCAGAAAAGGAACAGGGAATTGCTGTAAGGGTCAAGCTGAAAGCTGTACTGGATGATATCCACCAGACCGTCCAGCTGTTTTCTCATATCTTGTACCCGGTGCGCAGATAGATCTTTTCCACCCGGGAGAGGTCACCTAACATGATCTCACCGCTTTCAGAATGGTCTCCAGCAACTCGCGGGGCGTATCTTCAAAGAGGTCAACAGTCACCGTACCGGCACGGAGTACTGCTGCAGGAGCGGCACAGGGATCCTGCCTGCCGTGAAGGGATACCTCCGTAAATTCCGGAGCCGCATCCGGAATCAACGCAGTCTGCTCCATGACCGGCCTGCATCCATGACTCTTTCGGGGCAGTTCTTCAAGCGCCAGTTTCCGGATCTTTGCGATCCAGTAGTAATAGCTTTTTAGGGAGATATGATGTTGTTCGCACCATGCCTGGTTTGTTAGACCGGAGGCTCTGCATTGCCGGATCACGTCCAGCCAGTACTGAAGTTTTACCTGTTTATCCGGAGTTAAAGCGGAAATGTCCATTGGTATTCTCCTTTATCTGGATTTAGAGTTTTGGGAGGGAACTCTAAAAACTCTAACCCCAAGTTTACAAGAGAACGCCAAATATTTCACTACACGTTCTTATTTGACGCTTACAATGAAACAGCGGCATTGTCGGAACTGGAAAAAGTGAAAGAAACATGAGGAGGGAAGTATCCCTATGCGATCAGCAACTGGGAAAACAACTGGGAGGATGTAAGCTCTTTCTTCCAGTTTTCAGATGACATCCGCCGCATCATGTATACGACTTATACCGACCAAAAAACTATACCGACATTTTTGGGAAAGCCGCCAGTTACAGCCATTTCCTAAAAAAATGTCGGTATAGTTTTTGACCTTTTCCTAAATAGCCTTCATGATGGAACAAAAAGAAGGAGGCTTCCATTAATGAAGGAAAACCAAAAGGAACTTGATGAATTGATCCAGGAAGTAATGGAGCAGATGAGGGAAAGAAGGTATGGAAAAAAGATAGTTACACGTTATCGATCCAGTTTTCAACTTCTTATGACCCTATCACATGATATAGGAGATGACAGGCTTTCAGAAAAACTCATAAAAACTCTCATTCCTTTCGCTTCGCTTAGGCACAAAACAGTTATGAAATAGCAAGTTTGTGCTTCCGCTATTTTATTTTTGATGTTAAACTCTCCTCAGACAGATACACTACAGAGCACGGAGGAGGAAGTAGAATCGGTTCCTCCATTTGGGATC is a window of Enterocloster clostridioformis DNA encoding:
- the tnpB gene encoding IS66 family insertion sequence element accessory protein TnpB (TnpB, as the term is used for proteins encoded by IS66 family insertion elements, is considered an accessory protein, since TnpC, encoded by a neighboring gene, is a DDE family transposase.), whose translation is MRKQLDGLVDIIQYSFQLDPYSNSLFLFCGKRADRIEAVHYEGDGFCLFYKRYENGRLQWPRTGEEARQISHQQLRWLLVGLNPEQPKAVRSWVPPKHWFSLIQRGEMVIFIIAIRWLPLVI
- a CDS encoding ABC transporter ATP-binding protein — encoded protein: MFEMISRIYKIAGSSRKKITLGILCNILKSFFQSFMMLSVFLIMLNLDALTSSIILKAVTIILISILGRFFFQWMSDRTMSGTGYDIFRDYRLEIGERLKQAPMGYFSEQNLGTIQTILTTTIADLEGYSMMAIEQMTSGVAMAFLMSFMMFFFNPIIGTLSMIGLVIGLSVLRLVRQRAAEHSPIYQAAQENLVNKCLEYIRGIAVLRSFSNGKSGQQEVHTAFQRKWDADYTQEKATAGVLRLYGLVYKLMSCVLIAAAGILYMDGKISLPFCMTFLFCAFTVYSDLETMGNSAFLSKKINTELDRLEEVTNIPQMDTTTDKLHPSIYEISLKDVSFGYGSRRIIDHISLNIPEHTTCAIVGPSGSGKTTLCNLIARFWDVQEGSVCIGGQNVKDYTADSVLDCISMVFQKVYLFHDTIENNIKFGNPDASLQEVMEAAKRACCHDFIMALPNGYQTVIGESGSTLSGGEKQRISIARAILKDAPIVILDEATSSVDPENEQALLSAIEELTKNKTLISIAHRLSTVQKADQIIVIDNGQVRQKGTHDQLSKKDGIYRNFLKLRVEATGWQL
- a CDS encoding ABC transporter ATP-binding protein, with translation MKSKEPGAIRQLFMFVGSSKGKMKFSILMAVLGELFGMVPFLMLAMLADSLYSGTATTKDTVILAGIAALCQCIKTFLTWRSSLLSHRISFTILQNIREKIADKMAKVPMGVMLETPSGSFKNLIVDNVAKLEDSMAHFMPELPSHITAPLCSILLIFILDWRLGLASLITVPLGGLFFAAMMRGYASRMENYMCSANEMNSSLVEYVNGIQVIKAFNRSSSSYGQYSKAVNHFHDCTIEWWSECWLWNAAARAVLPSTLLGTLPIGALLFMNGSITLPVLMICLIVPLGFTGPLMKVSEAMEQVSMIKGNLEQVTAFLKTPELQRPADPVTLTEPTFEFSHVCFGYNKSEVLHDISFKTSPKSMTAIVGPSGSGKSTIAKLMAGFWDATSGTVLFGSQDIRNIPFEQLMGEISYVAQDNFLFDKTIRDNIRMGNPAATDEQIETVAKAANCHDFIMQLEKGYDTMAGDAGDRLSGGERQRITIARAMLKKASVVILDEATAYADPENEALIQEALSKLISGKTLIVVAHRLNTIRNADQILVVADGTIAGCGTQDELLENCPLYKKMWENYSDAVTSKTKGES
- the tnpA gene encoding IS66 family insertion sequence element accessory protein TnpA, with protein sequence MDISALTPDKQVKLQYWLDVIRQCRASGLTNQAWCEQHHISLKSYYYWIAKIRKLALEELPRKSHGCRPVMEQTALIPDAAPEFTEVSLHGRQDPCAAPAAVLRAGTVTVDLFEDTPRELLETILKAVRSC